GCCATACCCAAATCTTCCAAAAACTATAAGATTTACATATATAcatcatatatgtatatgtatatagttACACACAAGATGTACAACCACACCCTCTTCTTTGTCTCTAAGAATGGCCCAGCTGGACCTGGATCAGGACCAAGTTTTgtagagaaggaaaaaataaaaataaaaaccaaaacaaaaaaaatattgtggaattGGAAGGATAGGGAGGAAAGAAAGACAGAGAGATATGTCTCCTATTATCCTCCAACCACAGCTCTCTCCCCAAACACATAATCCACTTCCCACAAATGCCCTTCTGCATATCCCATCTTCATCACTCGTTCCTTCCACTCTATCTCCAACCTTCATGGGCCTTTTCGGTTTCTTACATTCATGGACTCCACACAGAGATACAATTCAAGATTCTCAGTATCCCATCTTTCCATAAttaccttttgtttttattactaccactctcttttttctctctctataatCGCATACCTTATTTTCCAACTCCAATTGGgtctctgtttttttctttgcttaatctccaagttttgtttttgtactTGTGGTTTCAGAGAACAAGTTGAGAAAGGTTTTAATGGGTTCTCATCAATTTTCTGCCTCctcctctatctctctctaaaAGCGTAggtttcatcttttttttcttggcgtTGTAATTTAGAGTTGTGGCTAAAGATTCAATTTTGGAGTTGGAGGTGAAAagggttttcaatttttgtgaTTATATGTAACTTAAGACTAAGTTTCGATGTTGAAGAGGCAATTTTGAAGACTAAGATGAAAAGGGTCTCCATGGATTCTCATCAATCTCGTCCTATTGATGGAGGGAGGGCTAAGgttaaatatcaaaatttattgCAAGATTACTTGGAATTGCAAAAGGTTAGTATTTTCTTTGCtgattacattgtttaaggttttgttttgtttatgttttaacttttaactgaTCATCTGGGTGTGACTAAAAACTTTTGTTGTCATGTGTTACTGTTTAGTGAATTGTTCGATTGCCGTATGGTCCTTAGTGCTTGCAATTGTGATTATGGTTGTTGACATGCTGTATGTCCCTCTGTTTGGTTTCTGAGAGAGTGGTAAAGAAGCGTATAAAATTCTGAATAATGTTTTGTGGAATCCACAACGCCAAAAAGTTTCTGGATAAGAATGAATTTTACTTAATTATTGTATTTGTCTTAGCTGCGGAAAGCTTTTGTTATTCAGGGTTTATACTTCGTTGAGTGAAAAAATATGATCCAAAACTAAAAACTCGTCTTTCccaatcgttttttttttttcaactagGTAATTAGTGGGGAACAATGGGGTCTTCTCTAATTTTGGTGTGGTTGATTGTATGTGGTTCATATGTTTAATGTATATTGTCAAAATTTGATAGGAATTTgtttcaaagaagaaaaaagtgcaGACTGTAAAGCTATACAGAGAGAACCTTTTGGCTGAAGTCCAGTATGTCTTCCTTCTCTCGTCTTCTTTTCTTGGTTCGGATGgagtttaattttttctaatagTAATCTAACATGAACATACCTTGGTGTTTTTGGAATTTCagatttttgagaaaaagacaCAGACATTTATTGAAGTTACAATCGCCCAAAGGCAAAGCAGAATTTGTACAACAACAGAATTCAGATATAGGCATTCAATTGCTTGCAAATGAGATTGATAACAATGTCAATGAAGCTGTTCTAAAACATCCATCTCCAGTTCTGGCTATGACACCTATTTCGGTAGCAAACTTGGGGActgttttgaaaattagaatATTAACAAATAtgttctttattctttttgagtTGTATGCATGTTGATTATGAATTTTATGTTGCAGAATGATGAACAGGAactgaaaaggaaagaagacaTTGTTTGGGAGCCACTGAGAGTAGGGAAGAAGCCTAAGAATTGCATGATCAATGACAAACGAGTCGGgaagaagaaaatctcattgcaaGATCAGGTTGCTCTAAAGgtttaaatttcatatattcTACTCTGTTGTGAGGAGAAAAAGGGTTTATAATTTACATATAGGTTTCTCTTCATTCCCTTAATTCTATGTGAACTGTAGAGATTATATTTGGCAATTGCCCATGTAGTTGGGATTATGACCGAAAGTATAGATGAAAACTGTGGAACACCGGTTGATAAGGTCAATATAATTGTCTTTATTTCCAACTTCTTATCTTATACATGTATATTATTCAATTGCCAAGACCTGGAATGTCACGaagaatttaagtttttttcttttattctctcTCCTATGATTTcttagcaattaaaaaaaaaattcttaatggTCCAATTGCAATCTTGATTATGGGTTTGTAACATAATGTTATCATCATTAATGATGTCAACTTTTCATGCAATCTCATGTTTGATTTactttgttatcattatttcCTGGGGAGGGACTGCAGAAGCAATTTACTCTGGTGATGAATTCGTTATCTAATTTATATAGAAGTCCTTGAATATATTCGGTAACTTTTGGTTCAAATTGATCACAGTGATTATAATTTTAGATGTAATGATTATATGAAGGGGAAAGAGAACTTGaagcctaaattttttttatgtattatgTAGTGATAGTTTGAGCTCTTCATTTCATTTGGCCCCAACTCTGTATTTTAACTGATCAGATGACCATAGCAGGAACCCTCATCTTCCACAAAAGAGAGTTTGGGAAGCAAATGAACTTTATATTTAGAGAGAGGATGGACATTTGATGAAAAGAAATAGTATGAGCTTTGTTGTACATTCATGAAAAGAAATACAATATGGACATTGATGGGATCtctataaacaaacaaatatagccaaatattaaaacataagaCTGATAATTCTACATTCCAAGCCAGAATTGGGAGTAACAAACTTTTCTGAACCACTTAGGGAAATTGAATGACTTATTTACGTATGAAATTAGCAAAAATCAAAATGTGCTACTTCCTCACAACACATCTTCTAGCTTCTTGCTAGTGGAAATTGtttttcctcattatttccattGGCAATTAGAATCCTTATGGAATCTTAACCTCCAAGTAGAGTTTATTGATTATTGCGCAATCTTCAGATCCATTCTCTACATCTTCCAAGACAATCTTCAGCTTCATACTTTGCAACTTAAACTTTGGACATGAGAAAACAGAGTGACCAGGCAGTGTAGAATATTCTTTTCGGTTCTGTCCTTCCAATATTTTACTTGGAACATCATAAAAACGTCCAATGAAATGCAACCAGAACCATATCAGATATTAATTATCATCCCACGTCAAAATTTGTCTTTCAGCATAGGTGGGGAAGAGGCAATGAATCCACTGGAAGCCTGTTGAGATAGGCTCTACGGGTTGAATAATCACAGGCACATTATCATGGCATCAGATGACCCCTATCACACTCACACTTTGTTTGGTTTGAGAGGAAGAGGAGGAAAGGAAGAGATATTAAATCCTTTCCGCAGTTTGGATAGCATGATAGAAAAGGAAATGATCTAAATTTGTTAAGAAATCTATCACTTGGACCCACATTTTTCTCTTCCCCCTgattcattttctcttctcttccattCTCTTCCTTCAAACCAAACATAGGGTTAGAGTGCTCCcatcttttttttgagaaaccagacGGAGAGTCTAGGAGTTTATTGATCAACCAAACTAATGAACATCAAAACTAACCAAAGGCACAATGTCTTCTGGCATAGTCTCAGACCAAACCTGACAGCCTACaatgttttttgcttttttggcTAAAGAATCAGCCACCAAATTACCATTGCGGTGGACATGAATgaaatcaaaaaaatagaaaagatgaAGCTAAACATCGAATATCCTCCATTATGTTTCCATAAGAAGCCAATGCTGCATTTCCCTGAGAAACCGCTTTGATCACAATAGCCGAATCTCCTTCAAAAATTACTCTCTGAAGACCAAGTTCAGCAGCAAAGTTAACAGCACGACGACAAGCCACTGCCTCCATATCTGGTACCGTATTTGCCATCGGGACAGACATTGATAGAGCTCCCATCTTTGATGTGCCTGATAGAGAACTTTCTTTCCATTacaaagtattaaaattttaaaagagcaaagtttgaaaatacaaaaaatcaatGTCATCAACTTCTATACtgttttatatgtgtgtgtgtgacatgGAGAAGCATGGCACTAAGAGgactcaaaacaaaacaatctgTAGCATACGCTTCTCTTTGACCCTACAGAGAGGTGGGCTCAACTAGTATCGTGAAAGCTTGGATAAAAGTCTATTTTCCTTTGTTACATCAAGTATAGTTATTGGCTTAACAAATGGAGCTACCTTAGGCCCATCAACTTTTACTGGTGCTCTTAGTCAAGACTAGAAGTTTGATATGTAAAAAGAAGTCAAATTGCATAAGTATATTGCAGAAACTTCAacaaataaaattccaaaccaGTTTTCTATATTCTAATGCAGCAAATGAATTTAGAGATACATAATAAATCATAACAAGAAGCCTAAGAATACTAGCTGATAAGAAAATTCCATAAACTTGATGAACTCATTCTTTATAAATGCAATACTATCTGAAGTATGTACTATTCATAAAGAATTTTTGAATCCATTCacatcaaaatttcatttgaGACATACCCAATTCTTTGACTATATAGAATACATGTGCTATGAGTATCCAACACTTaataagaacaagaaaaaatgaATCTCAATATGTGATTGCAATTGTAAAATAGATCTACTCCTTAGGTGATCAGAAGGTGCAGGGAAAAATCgacaaaaatcaaagaagcaaGATTAGAGGGAAGAATTCAACCTTGCACAAGGATGAAAATCTTTGCATACGTTATCATGTATGTACAGTGATTCAGAGCGTCTAATTATCTACACCACTGCTAAGAAAATTGAAGCTGCCAAAATTTGATTGCCTCAACTAAACAtactatttttcttattttgtattCCATCTATCACTAAACCCATATGGTGATGCTTGTTTCAGTTCCATAATCCAATAGAAACTTGGTTCCCTagatcaaaacaaataaaagatcTAATATTCGAAGTCCTAATTCCTTTTCGCTTCCTTAAATTCTATCACCAAACAAAGATCCAAATGTGCACAACCCACTcccaacaaaataaacaatCTTGAAGGAGGGGAAAACCCAATTACCTTCACTAACCAATAACcacattttctcaacaaccaaacaccCCGACAAAGACTAAAAAAACTGCATCCACAAATCAAGGACAAAAAATAAGACCAAGCAAATCACTAACCTCAGTAAATGGGAGTGCCGATACTGATACGCTCAAAAACTGGAGATGGACTTGAATACTCAGGCTTGTCTCAGCTATTTTGACTGACCTTGCGGAACTCATGCTTGGGttgatgggtttgatttgaaattttggatgTGAGAGAATTAGGAATCATTTGGAGAAGAGGATGATCCAACACTCTGACGACATATTTGAactttggatttgaattttgagattAAAATTTTTCCAAGCTATTCTGAAAATGCTCAAACATTCATTCCAATGGTGTTAAACAGAATTGGATTTTCCTTTTCATGCTTTATTAGGATCTGACTCAGAAATTTAAGCACAGATGAAGGTTTCTTATTGGTTGAGAGGACCATTGGACTAGAGTGACGTGGTGCTCCAGGGAACAAACTTTATTTAAGCGCAAATAATTTCTCAAGTGATGTgaaacactttttctttttttcttttttctttttttttgataggtaagaaagaaaatattattaaaaaatgaatagaaGGAAAGATACACAGAATTCATGATAGTGAACAAAGAGCAAATAGAAACAAATAGGAACAAACAATCATTAAACTATTCcaagagacaaaagaaaatccaaaagaacaaaacaatcCGAGAGACCTTAACATcaagaccaatcaaagagagtcTGTTGGCACAAATTTAACAACTAAGCCAGAGATTTCTCAGTATCTAAAAAGAATGCTGATTACATTCAATCCAAACAGTCCACATCAAACAGCctggaaccaaattccaaatatcaaaattaagttTCCCAAGCCAATGATACCAACAAAGTAATAAGTCTGCAATTGAACCTGACATGACTCAATCAATCCCAAACAACTAAAGCATATACACTTAGAATGAGCTACCGGATAGAAAATCAGTAGATGATCCACAGATTCTTCATTACAACAGCACATACTACAACGATATGTCAATATTTACATATGATTTGATTGGTccctataaaattttaaattaaagattaGAATTTCCCCCCAAATaggttttgagaaaaattccttTATCACATTATCTATTTAATGTGACTATTTATGTATctatttaataatttgtaacaTGAATACttgttccaaaaagaaaaaggaaaaacacacacacacacaagaataCTATTTTAAATCACCACATAATGGGTTGGAGAAGATAAAATATGTTCAAATTGATATTGGTAGAGTAAAAGTGGTGTAGACATAGCATAACATAATGTAATGTTTTAGTTTACAAAATGATCACAAGGTCAATGATGATACAATAAATAGTAGTTACACTTCAAAATCACTGTATTGCATTACTATCTCCTACATACATAGTATACAAAAGTAAGATACTCACAGTTCTCAggctcaaaagttttagaagaCTTCAAACAGACCTAACAAGCAACTTCTATATTAGGaccaaatattataaaaacCGTTCCAAACCAGGACATATTTCTTACCACCAACCTTGCAGATACATCTAATAGCAGGACAAAGTTGTTTCCACAACATTCATTGTCAGTTGGTACTGACCAAACCCATTTACTGCTGTTAGGGTAAAGCATCGCTGAAAAACCCAAGTTAACAGACATAAGTAAAAGGGAGAACCCCAACACATACTCATATAGATCCATCAAAAGATGATGGCAAAACTTTTATTAGTGACATTTAAAGAAGATTTTCAGTGCTTCAaggagagtgaaaaaaaaattatacctgGTATTCCTCAAGTACAGAGATCACCAAACATATACAGTTGAGTGGCCCTGTGAGAATCTCAATAAAGTCAAGACTGATTAGGAAGCTGTGCAAATGTTCCCTTGTTAGGGCTGCAGCCCCGAACCATCATTTTCTTGTAGACTGCATAGGCATGGTCTGGGTTTCCTGATGCACAGTATCCTCGAATGAGAGCATTATGGGTGAACACATCAGGTTCAAGACCTATGAGTTGTAGTTCTTCATACAAATTCCCAGCTTGCTCCACCATTCCAACAATCCCAAGATTGAAGATTAATGAATTATAAGTATAAAGATCAGGAGTAATGCCCTTATTTCGCATTtcattgaaaagagagagagcttcCTCTAACCTCTGTGATCTTCCAAGTCCATCAATTATAAGATTGTAAGAGACCAAGTCAGGATCAATGCCAGAAAACTTTAGTTCCTCAAAGTAATGCAAAGCATCATCAACTCTCCCTGCCATGCACAGGCAATCCACAAGAATAGTGTAAGACTTCAAATCCGGTCTTATACCTTCTTTGATCATCCTTTTAAACAACTTACAGGCAGTTTCCAAGTCACCAGTCTTCCCAAATCCATTTATAAGAACATTGTAAATAGCACAATTAGGTTTGCATCCATAATCAAGCATCTCTTCAAAGAACTGCATTGCTTCCTCTAGTCTCCCTGACTTCAGAAGTCCATCCAGGAGAGGACCATATGTAAAAGGTGTGGGAGAAAAATCACCACTTATGAGATCATAGTATAAATCCATAGCCTTATCTAAACTATTAGATTTCACAAGACCAGAGATCACTATATTATGAGTGATGGTGTTAGGCTTGCATCCCCTACAATGCATCTCTTTGTACAGGTCAAAAAGTTCGTTGATCTTCCCAGCTTTTCCAAGAGCATTAAGCAACAAGTTGTATGTGAAAACATCTGGGGCACAACCACT
This genomic stretch from Castanea sativa cultivar Marrone di Chiusa Pesio chromosome 1, ASM4071231v1 harbors:
- the LOC142641356 gene encoding uncharacterized protein LOC142641356, with the translated sequence MKRVSMDSHQSRPIDGGRAKVKYQNLLQDYLELQKEFVSKKKKVQTVKLYRENLLAEVQFLRKRHRHLLKLQSPKGKAEFVQQQNSDIGIQLLANEIDNNVNEAVLKHPSPVLAMTPISNDEQELKRKEDIVWEPLRVGKKPKNCMINDKRVGKKKISLQDQVALKV